In Schistocerca gregaria isolate iqSchGreg1 chromosome 9, iqSchGreg1.2, whole genome shotgun sequence, a single genomic region encodes these proteins:
- the LOC126292055 gene encoding uncharacterized protein LOC126292055 encodes MLHLAGIHVVMGVLGYAQSKLYWQQNNQVPLIAKCMTRDCFYELRNYMHFVDNTSEHNEKLWKVKRFLDCVQKKSLTLPRSHHISNEEQMVPFSGKCGFVTCVPPKPNPLGLKCFILAAPDGLVLDFMFYAGSGTVSAEDMKEYGRSAAVVKMTESVPRDNQHCVYTDRFFTSVKSVDMLLGRKIYQRGTVMKNRLGPIVKKLKNDMLFQRGEWEEWVREDSKICLIKWKDNKSVLILSAFVGSGPPTTCKRWSREQKRKIDVPQPVAVKLYNENMGSVDLCDRFLSYYRWYICTSKWPVRMFNNFIDLVIVNCWVMYHRWCSENEIPKQRRFSLMDYKMHVGKAMINYKYVEPVARRRGRPSVVNSSDSEDVDDVQNMDKKPRRALSQLQKLGLTM; translated from the coding sequence ATGTTGCATTTAGCTGGAATACATGTTGTTATGGGGGTTCTGGGCTATGCACAAAGTAAGCTGTACTGGCAGCAAAATAATCAGGTTCCACTTATTGCTAAGTGTATGACAAGAGACTGTTTCTATGAACTGAGAAATTATATGCATTTTGTCGATAACACAAGTGAGCACAACGAGAAGCTTTGGAAGGTAAAACGTTTTCTTGATTGTGTGCAGAAGAAGAGTCTGACCCTTCCAAGATCACATCATATTTCCAATGAAGAACAGATGGTGCCATTTTCTGGTAAATGTGGCTTTGTGACTTGCGTACCACCAAAACCTAATCCATTAGGTTTAAAATGCTTCATTCTGGCTGCACCTGATGGCCTTGTGTTGGACTTCATGTTTTATGCTGGGTCAGGTACTGTGTCAGCTGAAGATATGAAAGAATATGGTCGCAGTGCAGCAGTTGTTAAGATGACAGAAAGTGTTCCTAGAGACAACCAGCATTGTGTATACACTGATAGATTTTTCACAAGTGTAAAATCTGTAGACATGTTGCTGGGAAGGAAAATTTATCAGAGAGGTACAGTTATGAAGAACAGATTGGGTCCAatagtgaagaaactgaaaaatgacaTGCTATTTCAACGGGGGGAATGGGAAGAATGGGTTAGGGAAGATAGTAAAATTTGTCTTATTAAGTGGAAAGACAACAAAAGTGTCCTAATACTCTCAGCATTTGTTGGAAGCGGCCCTCCAACCACGTGTAAGAGGTGGTCAAGAGAACAGAAAAGGAAGATAGATGTTCCTCAGCCAGTGGCGGTGAAGCTTTACAATGAAAACATGGGAAGTGTTGATCTCTGTGATAGATTTTTATCATATTACAGATGGTACATTTGCACATCAAAATGGCCTGTAAGAATGTTTAATAATTTTATAGATCTTGTGATTGTCAATTGTTGGGTGATGTACCACAGATGGTGCTCAGAAAATGAAATACCCAAACAAAGAAGGTTCTCACTGATGGATTACAAAATGCACGTAGGCAAAGCTATGATTAATTACAAATATGTTGAGCCTGTAgctagaagaagaggacgcccttcAGTAGTCAATTCCTCTGATAGTGAAGATGTAGATGATGtacaaaatatggataaaaagCCAAGAAGAGCTCTGTCACAATTGCAGAAGTTAGGTTTGACAATGTAG